One Microbacterium sp. No. 7 genomic window carries:
- a CDS encoding ABC transporter ATP-binding protein, translating into MTSIASSAAIEVVGLSVGYDKRPVCDDVDLFIPTGGYTAIVGPNACGKSTLLRAIARILPPSAGSVLLDGQDIARIPTRRLAARLGLLPQSSLSPDGIRVADLVARGRYPHQGMFDRWSKADEQIVRDAMAATGTTDLSGRPVDELSGGQRQRVWVAMVLAQQTPVLLLDEPTTFLDITHQYGLLELFETLRRELERTVVVVLHDLNQAARYATHLVVMKDGRIVTAGPPADVLTEELIESVYELPCRIQPDPETGTPMVIPKAVRR; encoded by the coding sequence GTGACGAGCATCGCATCGTCGGCCGCGATCGAGGTCGTGGGGCTGAGCGTCGGATACGACAAGAGGCCGGTCTGCGACGACGTCGACCTCTTCATCCCGACGGGCGGGTACACGGCGATCGTCGGGCCGAACGCCTGCGGGAAGTCGACGCTGCTGCGTGCGATCGCCCGCATCCTGCCGCCCTCGGCGGGAAGCGTGCTGCTGGACGGGCAGGACATCGCGCGCATCCCGACGAGGCGGTTGGCCGCGCGGCTGGGACTGCTGCCGCAGTCGTCGCTGTCGCCGGACGGGATCCGCGTCGCCGACCTGGTCGCCCGGGGCCGGTACCCGCATCAGGGGATGTTCGACCGGTGGTCGAAGGCCGACGAGCAGATCGTCCGCGACGCGATGGCGGCCACGGGCACCACGGACCTGTCCGGACGTCCGGTCGACGAGCTCTCGGGCGGCCAGCGCCAGCGGGTGTGGGTCGCCATGGTGCTGGCGCAGCAGACGCCGGTGCTGCTGCTCGACGAGCCGACGACGTTCCTCGACATCACCCACCAGTACGGTCTTCTCGAGCTCTTCGAGACGCTGCGTCGCGAGCTCGAGCGCACCGTCGTCGTGGTGCTGCACGACCTGAACCAGGCCGCGCGGTACGCGACGCACCTCGTCGTGATGAAGGACGGCAGGATCGTGACGGCCGGGCCGCCGGCCGACGTCCTCACGGAGGAGCTCATCGAGAGCGTGTACGAGCTGCCCTGCCGCATCCAGCCCGACCCCGAGACCGGCACGCCGATGGTGATCCCGAAGGCCGTGCGCCGATAG
- a CDS encoding branched-chain amino acid ABC transporter permease: MTLTTGAPALVPGRKGAYVPFVVGAALIVLMAVLPLLNVQIPGILPGATYTSGTLALLSLCMVFAALALSYNMLLGTAGMLSFGHALYFGAGAYGLGIALKYLGVPLWPGALIALVGGLLIALLTGSVAMRVSGIPFAMVTLAFAQAGSVLVRRNQQVTGGEEGMRLPVAQVPEWLVGVVNTRNLYWLTLVVVVVVYLIALWVDRSRLGHLAEAVRENEVRVRVLGLHPYAAKLVVFVVAAGCATLAGIMYMLLQSGTQPSAVGADLTITVLVMVVLGGVGFRWGAILGGVLYTILDQRLAVLARSEWIADLPGVLRVPLSEPLFLLGVLFILVVMFLPGGIAGTIDGWVRRRRGERTRTQLRQLDDAEAGADEAVEVRG, encoded by the coding sequence ATGACGCTCACGACCGGCGCCCCCGCGCTCGTTCCGGGCCGCAAGGGCGCGTACGTGCCGTTCGTCGTCGGCGCCGCGCTCATCGTCCTGATGGCCGTGCTGCCGCTGCTGAACGTGCAGATCCCCGGCATCCTGCCCGGCGCGACCTACACCTCCGGCACGCTCGCGCTCCTCTCGCTGTGCATGGTGTTCGCCGCCCTCGCGCTGTCGTACAACATGCTGCTCGGCACCGCGGGCATGCTCTCGTTCGGCCACGCGCTGTACTTCGGCGCGGGGGCCTACGGCCTCGGCATCGCGCTGAAGTACCTGGGCGTGCCCCTGTGGCCCGGCGCGCTCATCGCCCTCGTCGGCGGCCTGCTCATCGCGCTGCTGACCGGATCGGTCGCGATGCGGGTCTCGGGCATCCCGTTCGCGATGGTGACGCTCGCCTTCGCGCAGGCGGGCTCCGTGCTCGTGCGACGCAACCAGCAGGTCACGGGCGGCGAGGAGGGCATGCGGCTGCCCGTCGCGCAGGTGCCCGAGTGGCTCGTCGGGGTCGTCAACACGCGCAACCTCTATTGGCTCACGCTCGTCGTTGTCGTCGTCGTGTACCTGATCGCGCTGTGGGTGGACCGCTCGCGCCTCGGGCACCTCGCCGAGGCCGTGCGCGAGAACGAGGTGCGCGTGCGCGTGCTCGGCCTGCATCCGTACGCGGCGAAGCTCGTCGTCTTCGTCGTCGCGGCCGGCTGCGCGACGCTCGCGGGCATCATGTACATGCTGCTGCAGTCGGGCACGCAGCCCAGCGCCGTCGGCGCAGACCTGACGATCACGGTGCTCGTGATGGTCGTGCTCGGCGGCGTCGGCTTCCGCTGGGGTGCCATCCTGGGAGGCGTGCTCTACACGATCCTCGACCAGCGCCTCGCCGTGCTCGCCCGCTCCGAGTGGATCGCCGACCTGCCCGGCGTGCTGCGCGTGCCGCTGTCGGAGCCGCTGTTCCTGCTGGGCGTGCTCTTCATCCTCGTCGTGATGTTCCTGCCCGGCGGCATCGCCGGCACGATCGACGGCTGGGTGCGCCGCCGTCGCGGCGAGCGCACGCGCACGCAGCTGCGGCAGCTCGACGATGCCGAGGCCGGCGCCGACGAGGCCGTCGAGGTGCGGGGATGA
- a CDS encoding acyltransferase family protein: protein MPTQASTVKAAAADRSHFRLDMQGLRAVAVLVVFADHMFGWPAGGFLGVDVFFVISGFLITGLLLREYERTGHISFRAFYTGRLKRIVPSATVVLLLTVAFSHALFTAQRATSITWDALWAFLFGANWNFAIAGTDYFQQGGAVSPLQHYWSLSVEEQFYFVWPWLLLGLLVVFARFTTVTPVRARWIAGTAITIVSLASFAWALVQSATSPTVAYFSTFTRGWELGVGALIAIAAPLFTGIPARARTTLAYIGLGGIFASCLLITSETTWPAPWALLPVLATALVIVSGIGAQAPHLAPLTNRVSVFIGDISYSLYLWHFPVVVFGHALYPGAGPWVSLCIVAVGFALAVAQYYGVEKPLWKSPLGRRRARGSWASWRREHAGRIVHGLAAGCAVLLLVAMSVVFLPSPPPASVASAGSSVPAPSASPSDPAPALRTHATKVFDGLRTTSWPQELTPSVDEVGPDAKAKAWVDDGCLALGPGTDADPHETAERCVYGDPDAPRSALLAGDSMAISWLPALQGALGPDWSIRVVALQQCPFADVSVTKNDGSDHADCDDFHALTREIVRETEPDLIVLSQTDSTLRRLVDADDEAESASLVRRAAEDTISAFAASSERVIVLGAPQSIPDIAECYTRTAGPATCAGTIQDLHRTAAAQLARATASVDNATFVPADPFLCWHGDCPATIDGYVVMADGAHLTQQYSASLARVLQEALPPDIP from the coding sequence ATGCCGACTCAGGCCTCGACCGTGAAAGCTGCGGCGGCCGACAGGTCACATTTCCGACTCGACATGCAGGGCCTGCGGGCGGTCGCCGTGCTCGTCGTGTTCGCCGATCACATGTTCGGGTGGCCCGCCGGCGGCTTCCTCGGCGTCGACGTGTTCTTCGTCATCTCCGGGTTCCTCATCACCGGCTTGCTCCTGCGCGAGTACGAACGCACCGGACACATCTCCTTCCGCGCCTTCTACACCGGACGCCTCAAGCGCATCGTCCCGTCGGCGACCGTCGTCCTCCTGCTCACCGTCGCCTTCTCCCATGCCCTGTTCACCGCGCAACGCGCCACGTCCATCACCTGGGACGCGCTGTGGGCCTTCCTCTTCGGCGCCAACTGGAACTTCGCGATCGCCGGGACCGACTACTTCCAGCAGGGCGGCGCCGTCTCGCCTCTGCAGCACTACTGGTCCCTGTCCGTCGAGGAGCAGTTCTACTTCGTCTGGCCCTGGCTCCTGCTCGGCCTGCTCGTCGTCTTCGCCCGCTTCACGACCGTCACTCCCGTGCGCGCACGCTGGATCGCCGGCACCGCGATCACGATCGTGAGCCTCGCGTCGTTCGCCTGGGCGCTGGTCCAATCGGCGACCAGCCCCACCGTCGCGTACTTCTCCACCTTCACCCGCGGGTGGGAGCTCGGCGTCGGCGCGCTCATCGCCATCGCGGCGCCGCTGTTCACCGGCATCCCGGCGCGTGCGCGCACGACGCTCGCCTACATCGGCCTGGGCGGGATCTTCGCCTCGTGCCTCCTGATCACCTCTGAGACGACCTGGCCCGCGCCGTGGGCCCTGCTGCCCGTGTTGGCCACGGCGCTGGTCATCGTCTCCGGCATCGGCGCACAGGCACCGCATCTGGCGCCCCTGACCAACCGCGTGTCGGTCTTCATCGGCGACATCTCGTACAGCCTCTACCTCTGGCACTTCCCCGTCGTCGTCTTCGGCCATGCCCTCTATCCGGGCGCCGGCCCCTGGGTCTCGCTGTGCATCGTCGCCGTCGGCTTCGCCCTCGCGGTCGCGCAGTACTACGGCGTCGAGAAGCCGCTCTGGAAGTCCCCGCTGGGCCGGCGGCGTGCGCGCGGATCCTGGGCCTCGTGGCGACGCGAGCACGCGGGCCGCATCGTCCACGGTCTCGCCGCGGGGTGCGCGGTGCTCCTCCTCGTCGCGATGAGCGTCGTGTTCCTCCCCTCGCCGCCGCCCGCGAGCGTGGCCTCCGCGGGCTCGTCCGTGCCCGCGCCCTCCGCGTCGCCGTCGGACCCCGCGCCCGCACTGCGCACGCACGCGACGAAGGTGTTCGACGGCCTGCGCACGACGTCGTGGCCGCAGGAGCTGACCCCGTCGGTCGACGAGGTCGGCCCCGACGCCAAGGCGAAGGCGTGGGTCGACGACGGATGCCTCGCGCTCGGCCCCGGCACCGACGCCGATCCGCACGAGACGGCGGAGCGATGCGTGTACGGCGATCCGGACGCGCCGAGATCGGCGCTGCTGGCGGGAGACTCGATGGCCATCAGCTGGCTGCCGGCTCTCCAGGGCGCCCTGGGACCGGATTGGTCGATCCGCGTGGTGGCGCTGCAGCAGTGCCCGTTCGCGGACGTCAGCGTCACGAAGAACGACGGCAGCGATCACGCCGACTGCGACGACTTCCATGCCCTCACCCGCGAGATCGTCCGCGAGACCGAGCCCGACCTCATCGTGCTCTCGCAGACGGACAGCACGCTGCGTCGGCTGGTCGACGCCGACGACGAGGCCGAGTCGGCGTCGCTGGTCCGCCGCGCGGCCGAGGACACGATCAGCGCCTTCGCGGCGTCGAGCGAACGGGTCATCGTGCTCGGCGCACCGCAGAGCATCCCCGACATCGCCGAGTGCTACACCCGCACGGCGGGTCCCGCGACGTGCGCGGGCACGATCCAGGACCTCCACCGGACCGCGGCGGCCCAGCTCGCGCGGGCCACCGCGAGCGTCGACAACGCCACGTTCGTTCCCGCCGACCCGTTCCTCTGCTGGCACGGCGACTGCCCGGCGACGATCGACGGCTACGTCGTGATGGCCGACGGCGCGCACCTGACCCAGCAGTACTCGGCCTCGCTGGCCCGCGTGCTGCAAGAGGCCCTGCCCCCGGACATCCCCTGA
- a CDS encoding ABC transporter ATP-binding protein, with product MTAAPVLTVEHLSASIAGQQVVEDVTFSVPPVGITAVLGRNGAGKTSTIRGILGLIHRRGAVTLAGERIDGLPTHRIVKRGVGYVPEDREVFAKLTVAENLALAERDGSPRREFVAELFPDLVKRRAQMAGTLSGGQQQMVSVARALLNDNRILLVDEPTKGLAPKIVAEVADALQEASKTVPILLVEQNLDVVRRLAAGAIVISSGRVVHTGDAREILDDTALTTRLLGVSGEVHA from the coding sequence ATGACCGCGGCCCCCGTCCTCACCGTCGAGCACCTCTCGGCGTCGATCGCCGGCCAGCAGGTCGTCGAGGACGTCACGTTCTCGGTGCCGCCCGTCGGCATCACCGCCGTCCTCGGCCGCAACGGCGCGGGCAAGACCTCGACCATCCGCGGCATCCTGGGCCTGATCCACCGCCGCGGCGCCGTGACGCTCGCCGGCGAGCGCATCGACGGCCTCCCGACGCACCGCATCGTGAAGCGCGGCGTCGGCTACGTTCCGGAGGACCGCGAGGTGTTCGCCAAGCTCACCGTCGCCGAGAACCTCGCCCTCGCCGAGCGCGACGGCAGCCCGCGCCGCGAGTTCGTCGCCGAGCTGTTCCCCGACCTCGTGAAGCGCCGCGCGCAGATGGCCGGGACGCTGTCGGGCGGACAGCAGCAGATGGTGTCGGTCGCCCGCGCCCTGCTCAACGACAACAGGATCCTGCTCGTCGACGAGCCGACGAAGGGGCTCGCGCCCAAGATCGTCGCCGAGGTCGCCGACGCGCTGCAGGAGGCCTCGAAGACCGTGCCGATCCTCCTCGTCGAGCAGAACCTCGACGTCGTCCGGCGTCTCGCCGCGGGAGCGATCGTCATCTCCAGCGGCCGCGTCGTGCACACCGGCGACGCGCGCGAGATCCTCGACGACACCGCTCTCACGACGCGCCTGCTGGGCGTCAGCGGGGAGGTGCACGCGTGA
- a CDS encoding FecCD family ABC transporter permease, whose amino-acid sequence MTAVSSTTAEHVDHGYRALSLRLGRVSLLVGIRSIVVCGVLAAATVALGVATLGMGAFELSPAQVIEALIYLDADPQARLVVFQWRLPRALFAVLCGLALALSGAIFQSLTRNPLGSPDIIGFSTGSYTGAIVVMLWIGSTRYLDIAVGSLVGGAVTAAVVYVLAIKRGSVGGFRLIIMGIGVAALLGSLNSMLMLAVDIDSAMLAAVWAAGSLNGLGHEQLWPMAAMLALLLVAVAGLAPGIRQLELGDDVARSLGTRADGVRATAVVVGVALTALVTAAAGPIAFVALAAPQIARRLVGGTGLVLVPSALVGALVLLASDVVAQRLGLPVGVVTVSVGGTYLVWLLTAEYRRKK is encoded by the coding sequence GTGACCGCCGTGTCCTCGACGACGGCGGAGCACGTCGATCACGGCTATCGGGCGCTGTCGCTCCGCCTGGGCCGCGTCTCGCTGCTGGTGGGGATCCGCAGCATCGTCGTGTGCGGCGTCCTCGCGGCGGCCACCGTGGCCCTGGGGGTCGCGACCCTGGGGATGGGGGCCTTCGAGCTGTCGCCGGCGCAGGTGATCGAGGCGCTGATCTATCTCGACGCCGATCCGCAGGCGAGGCTCGTCGTCTTCCAATGGCGGCTGCCGCGGGCGCTGTTCGCGGTGCTCTGCGGTCTCGCGCTGGCGCTGTCGGGCGCGATCTTCCAGTCCTTGACGCGGAACCCCCTCGGATCGCCGGACATCATCGGCTTCTCGACCGGCTCGTACACCGGCGCGATCGTCGTGATGCTGTGGATCGGCTCGACGCGGTACCTCGACATCGCCGTCGGGTCCCTCGTCGGGGGAGCCGTGACCGCCGCCGTCGTGTACGTCCTCGCGATCAAGCGCGGCAGCGTCGGCGGGTTCCGGCTCATCATCATGGGCATCGGCGTCGCCGCGCTGCTGGGCTCGCTGAACTCGATGCTGATGCTCGCCGTCGACATCGACTCGGCGATGCTCGCGGCGGTCTGGGCGGCGGGCTCGCTGAACGGACTGGGGCACGAGCAGCTGTGGCCGATGGCGGCGATGCTCGCCCTGCTCCTCGTCGCGGTGGCGGGGCTCGCTCCCGGCATCCGTCAGCTGGAGCTCGGCGACGACGTCGCCCGGTCGCTCGGCACCCGCGCCGACGGGGTGCGCGCGACGGCCGTCGTCGTCGGAGTGGCGCTGACGGCCCTCGTGACCGCCGCGGCCGGACCGATCGCGTTCGTCGCGCTCGCGGCACCGCAGATCGCGCGCCGCCTGGTCGGCGGCACGGGGCTGGTGCTCGTGCCCTCGGCGCTCGTCGGCGCCCTCGTGCTGCTGGCGTCCGACGTCGTCGCGCAGAGGCTGGGGCTCCCCGTCGGCGTGGTGACGGTGTCGGTCGGCGGGACGTATCTCGTGTGGCTCCTGACCGCGGAATATCGGAGGAAGAAGTGA
- a CDS encoding inositol monophosphatase family protein produces MTDSPVRRRWDAPFDGDLSADLGLALRLADTADRVSMARFDAADLDVRVKADASHVTEADLATERAIRDLLQSERPEDGVFGEEFGTSGSGDRQWIIDPIDGTANYLKGIPMWATLIALVIDGVPRVGVVSQPAIGRRWWGATGQGAWTDGTDGPRRLSVSAVSAVEESSISFQSIAQWRDAGRLDDLLRVSAEVWRDRGYGDAWPYMLLAEGRLELVAEFGVQEYDIAAHVPIVHEAGGRFTDIDGADALSSRSSLATNRVLHDDFLALLSRPD; encoded by the coding sequence GTGACCGATTCCCCCGTGCGGCGCCGCTGGGATGCGCCCTTCGACGGCGACCTGTCAGCCGATCTCGGGCTGGCCCTGCGGCTGGCCGACACCGCCGATCGCGTGTCGATGGCGCGGTTCGACGCGGCCGATCTCGACGTGCGCGTCAAGGCCGACGCGTCGCACGTGACCGAGGCCGATCTCGCGACGGAGCGCGCGATCCGCGATCTGCTGCAGAGCGAGCGGCCGGAGGACGGGGTCTTCGGCGAGGAGTTCGGCACGAGCGGTTCCGGCGACCGTCAGTGGATCATCGATCCCATCGACGGCACCGCCAACTATCTCAAGGGCATCCCGATGTGGGCGACGCTCATCGCGCTGGTCATCGACGGCGTCCCCCGCGTGGGCGTCGTCAGCCAGCCCGCGATCGGACGACGCTGGTGGGGTGCCACGGGTCAGGGCGCCTGGACCGACGGCACCGACGGCCCCCGGCGTCTCTCCGTGTCGGCGGTGTCGGCGGTCGAGGAGTCGAGCATCAGCTTCCAGAGCATCGCGCAGTGGCGCGACGCGGGGCGCCTCGACGACCTGCTGCGCGTCAGCGCCGAGGTGTGGCGCGACCGCGGCTACGGCGACGCGTGGCCCTACATGCTGCTCGCGGAGGGACGGCTGGAGCTCGTCGCGGAGTTCGGCGTGCAGGAGTACGACATCGCCGCGCACGTGCCGATCGTGCACGAGGCCGGGGGGCGCTTCACCGACATCGACGGCGCCGACGCGCTGTCGTCGCGATCGTCGCTCGCCACCAACCGCGTGCTGCACGACGACTTCCTCGCCCTGCTCTCCCGCCCCGACTGA
- a CDS encoding substrate-binding domain-containing protein has product MRVTKKLLLGSVVAVSALAFAACAPTADAPATGDGTAATEEGPATVRVGIITSETGPLAGYGKQYLDGFKAGLDYATDGTGEVDGTTIEVIYRDDTGDPDTAVTIAKELIGDGVNILGGSASSGVALALAEQAAQNQVLFLSGPAAADGVTGINEYTFRTGRQSAQDVATAGTFLDDLEGKKITVLAQNTAFGQGNEAAVKAILGAQGATVDSVLVAEDVTEFTPAAQQVIAAAPDLVFVAWAGATSGAMWQAMSQQGVLDSIPVVTGLGDAATFGAYGAASEQISFLNHYFSGGPDNAVNTAMVEAVTAAGGTPDLFTPDGFVAAQLLVHAIGEGKGDVDAMIAALEGYSFEGPKGTTTVRASDHALLQEMYQVRLVADGGSFVPELIERVPADAVAPAEAN; this is encoded by the coding sequence ATGCGGGTTACGAAGAAGTTGCTCCTGGGATCGGTGGTGGCGGTGTCGGCGCTCGCGTTCGCGGCGTGCGCGCCCACGGCCGACGCCCCGGCGACGGGTGACGGCACGGCGGCGACCGAGGAGGGTCCCGCGACCGTCAGGGTCGGCATCATCACGAGCGAGACCGGGCCGCTCGCCGGCTACGGCAAGCAGTACCTCGACGGCTTCAAGGCCGGTCTCGACTACGCGACCGACGGCACGGGCGAGGTCGACGGGACGACGATCGAGGTCATCTACCGCGACGACACGGGCGATCCCGACACGGCCGTCACGATCGCCAAGGAGCTCATCGGCGACGGCGTGAACATCCTCGGCGGCTCGGCGTCGTCGGGCGTGGCCCTCGCGCTGGCCGAGCAGGCGGCGCAGAACCAGGTGCTGTTCCTCTCCGGCCCCGCGGCGGCCGACGGCGTCACCGGCATCAACGAGTACACGTTCCGCACGGGCCGCCAGTCGGCGCAGGACGTCGCCACCGCCGGAACGTTCCTCGACGACCTCGAGGGCAAGAAGATCACCGTCCTCGCACAGAACACCGCCTTCGGCCAGGGCAACGAGGCGGCCGTGAAGGCGATCCTCGGCGCCCAGGGCGCGACGGTCGACAGCGTGCTCGTGGCCGAGGACGTCACGGAGTTCACGCCCGCCGCCCAGCAGGTGATCGCCGCCGCGCCCGACCTCGTGTTCGTCGCATGGGCGGGCGCCACCTCCGGCGCCATGTGGCAGGCGATGAGCCAGCAGGGCGTGCTCGACTCGATCCCCGTCGTCACGGGTCTCGGCGACGCGGCGACCTTCGGCGCGTACGGCGCCGCGAGCGAGCAGATCAGCTTCCTCAACCACTACTTCTCGGGCGGACCCGACAACGCGGTCAACACCGCGATGGTCGAGGCCGTCACGGCCGCGGGCGGAACGCCCGACCTGTTCACACCCGACGGGTTCGTCGCCGCGCAGCTCCTCGTGCACGCGATCGGCGAGGGCAAGGGCGACGTGGATGCCATGATCGCGGCCCTCGAGGGCTACTCCTTCGAGGGCCCCAAGGGCACGACGACGGTGCGCGCGAGCGACCACGCCCTGCTCCAGGAGATGTACCAGGTGAGGCTCGTCGCCGACGGCGGCTCCTTCGTGCCCGAGCTCATCGAGCGCGTGCCGGCCGACGCCGTCGCACCCGCCGAAGCGAACTGA
- a CDS encoding branched-chain amino acid ABC transporter permease — protein sequence MSTLVVILVTGVGLGALYFLVASGLSLIYGLMHVLNFAHGAFLTLSAFIGWQVAQALGTASWGSFLLSVLVGALVGAVFATLTELVLIRPLYERHIEQVLVTVGLSFAAIALFEGIWGTDAINIAGPAWLKQTTPVLGASIPNIYWLLMLAAGVVLAAIVLFLRKTRYGMIIRAGVENRSMVTALGIDVRRSFTIVFAIGGAAAGIGGVLAMHWYTFVSAHMGSTLLIFAFIVTVIGGLGSLTGAAIASVLVAVLQQFANFYLGGTGDFIVVALLAVVLLVRPAGILGRKA from the coding sequence GTGAGCACCCTCGTCGTCATCCTCGTCACGGGCGTCGGCCTCGGCGCGCTGTACTTCCTCGTCGCATCGGGCCTCAGCCTCATCTACGGCCTCATGCACGTGCTGAACTTCGCGCACGGGGCGTTCCTGACCCTCAGCGCCTTCATCGGCTGGCAGGTCGCGCAGGCGCTCGGCACGGCCTCGTGGGGCTCGTTCCTGCTGTCGGTGCTGGTCGGCGCGCTCGTCGGCGCCGTCTTCGCGACGCTGACCGAGCTCGTGCTCATCCGGCCCCTCTACGAGCGCCACATCGAGCAGGTGCTCGTCACGGTCGGCCTCTCGTTCGCCGCGATCGCCCTGTTCGAGGGGATCTGGGGAACGGATGCCATCAACATCGCCGGCCCCGCCTGGCTCAAGCAGACGACGCCCGTGCTGGGCGCCAGCATCCCGAACATCTACTGGCTGCTGATGCTGGCGGCCGGCGTCGTGCTGGCCGCGATCGTCCTGTTCCTGCGGAAGACGCGCTACGGCATGATCATCCGCGCCGGCGTCGAGAACCGCTCGATGGTCACGGCGCTCGGCATCGACGTGCGCCGCTCGTTCACGATCGTCTTCGCGATCGGCGGGGCCGCGGCCGGCATCGGCGGCGTGCTCGCGATGCACTGGTACACGTTCGTCTCCGCGCACATGGGGTCGACGCTGCTCATCTTCGCGTTCATCGTGACCGTGATCGGCGGACTCGGCTCGCTCACGGGAGCGGCCATCGCCTCCGTGCTCGTGGCCGTGCTCCAGCAGTTCGCGAACTTCTATCTCGGCGGCACGGGAGACTTCATCGTCGTCGCCCTTCTCGCGGTCGTGCTCCTCGTGCGTCCCGCCGGCATCCTGGGGAGGAAGGCATGA
- a CDS encoding FecCD family ABC transporter permease, whose product MRGRTAALTAAGTAAEEETAAGIARSVALRSAGLMLAVGLLAAAVVLSIGVGAREIPPATVWDALWAYDDALDEHAMVRELRIPRTITGVVVGVALGLSGALIQAFTRNPLADPGILGVNAGSAFAVTIAVGLLKITAPLGYVWFALAGAAIVTVAVSLLGGAGGGRATPAKITLAGVAIGAVLGGVTTAVVLTSRDTFDIMRFWGVGSVGGRDLSVVLSFAPLIALGALVAVLVARPLNALALGDELATSLGVRIGRIRIAVIVAVTLLAGTATALAGPIAFVGLMVPHVVRWFVGPDQRWIVAYTIVVSPILLLAADIVGRIILPSGELRVGLVTALIGAPVLIALARRSSVSGL is encoded by the coding sequence GTGAGGGGACGCACGGCGGCGCTGACCGCGGCGGGGACCGCGGCGGAGGAGGAGACCGCCGCGGGGATCGCTCGCAGCGTCGCCCTCCGTTCCGCCGGACTGATGCTGGCGGTCGGCCTGCTCGCCGCGGCCGTTGTCCTGAGCATCGGCGTCGGCGCCCGGGAGATCCCTCCGGCGACCGTGTGGGACGCGCTCTGGGCCTACGACGACGCCCTCGACGAGCACGCGATGGTCCGCGAGCTGCGGATCCCGCGCACGATCACTGGCGTGGTCGTCGGCGTCGCGCTGGGGCTGTCGGGGGCGCTGATCCAGGCGTTCACGCGCAATCCGCTGGCCGATCCCGGCATCCTCGGCGTCAACGCCGGCTCCGCGTTCGCCGTCACGATCGCCGTCGGACTGCTCAAGATCACCGCACCCCTGGGATACGTCTGGTTCGCGCTGGCGGGCGCGGCGATCGTGACCGTCGCCGTCTCCCTCCTCGGCGGGGCGGGCGGCGGACGGGCGACGCCCGCCAAGATCACGCTCGCCGGGGTCGCGATCGGCGCCGTGCTCGGCGGCGTGACGACGGCGGTGGTGCTCACCAGCCGCGACACGTTCGACATCATGCGCTTCTGGGGCGTCGGCTCCGTCGGCGGTCGCGACCTGTCGGTGGTCCTGTCGTTCGCGCCGTTGATCGCGCTCGGCGCGCTCGTCGCCGTGCTGGTGGCGCGGCCGCTGAACGCGCTCGCACTGGGGGACGAGCTCGCCACGTCGCTCGGGGTGAGGATCGGACGCATCCGCATCGCGGTGATCGTCGCGGTGACTCTGCTGGCGGGAACGGCGACCGCCCTGGCCGGGCCGATCGCGTTCGTCGGACTGATGGTGCCGCACGTCGTGCGGTGGTTCGTGGGACCGGATCAGCGATGGATCGTCGCGTACACGATCGTCGTCTCGCCGATCCTTCTGCTCGCGGCGGACATCGTCGGCCGGATCATCCTGCCCAGCGGCGAGCTGCGCGTGGGGCTGGTCACGGCGCTCATCGGGGCCCCGGTGCTCATCGCGCTCGCGAGACGCTCGTCGGTGAGCGGGCTGTGA
- a CDS encoding ABC transporter ATP-binding protein has protein sequence MNAPVPPALRAEGLGLQIGGATILKDVDLEVAPGTLVGVIGPNGAGKTTFFNVISGLVAPTSGRILMNGADITRTSVPQRARAGLGRTFQTSSLFPRLSVLENVRIAAQVSLGGNYSLLRFPRRSDAATQLAREKLALVGLDHRLDSAAGDISHGDKRKLEIAVLLATDARIVLLDEPMAGVASGDVPGLIDTIRRMQIEKECTVLMVEHHIEVLMGLVDKVAVMYSGSIIAFDTPQAIMANPLVQSAYLGTAA, from the coding sequence ATGAACGCCCCCGTCCCGCCCGCCCTGCGTGCCGAAGGCCTCGGCCTGCAGATCGGCGGAGCCACCATTCTGAAAGACGTCGACCTGGAGGTCGCGCCGGGCACGCTCGTCGGCGTGATCGGCCCGAACGGCGCCGGCAAGACCACGTTCTTCAACGTGATCTCCGGCCTCGTCGCGCCGACCTCGGGCCGCATCCTCATGAACGGCGCGGACATCACCCGCACCTCCGTGCCCCAGCGGGCGCGGGCGGGACTGGGGCGCACCTTCCAGACATCCAGCCTCTTCCCACGGCTCAGCGTGCTGGAGAACGTGCGCATCGCGGCGCAGGTGTCGCTCGGCGGCAACTACTCGCTGCTGCGCTTCCCGCGCAGATCGGATGCCGCGACGCAGCTCGCCCGGGAGAAGCTCGCCCTCGTGGGCCTCGACCACCGGCTCGACAGCGCGGCGGGCGACATCTCGCACGGCGACAAGCGCAAGCTCGAGATCGCGGTGCTGCTGGCCACCGACGCCCGGATCGTGCTGCTCGACGAGCCCATGGCGGGCGTCGCGTCGGGCGACGTGCCGGGCCTCATCGACACGATCCGCCGCATGCAGATCGAGAAGGAGTGCACCGTGCTCATGGTCGAGCACCACATCGAGGTGCTCATGGGCCTCGTGGACAAGGTCGCCGTGATGTACTCGGGGTCGATCATCGCGTTCGACACGCCGCAGGCCATCATGGCGAACCCGCTCGTGCAGAGCGCCTACCTGGGGACGGCGGCATGA